A section of the Macadamia integrifolia cultivar HAES 741 chromosome 9, SCU_Mint_v3, whole genome shotgun sequence genome encodes:
- the LOC122088758 gene encoding uncharacterized protein LOC122088758 translates to MARYRLLKIFIPNIDVYGFLVFFQPSSRTKSSKPFCNLDGERRVHNGEFPLPVSRKMSSFTTAQGVLEVAKFALYVTVPAALMYTFAHNSDNLKKVMGNRSYVVYPPEGPRPQSPEELREMAREIARKNNMR, encoded by the exons ATGGCCCGATACCGCTTACTAAAAATCTTCATTCCAAATATTGACGTATACGGTTTTCTGGTCTTCTTTCAGCCTTCGTCTCGCACCAAAAGTTCAAAACCCTTCTGCAACCTAGACGGTGAAAGACGAGTCCACAACGGCGAATTCCCTCTCCCTGTCTCTCG TAAAATGTCTTCTTTTACAACTGCACAAGGGGTTCTTGAGGTTGCAAAATTCGCTCTTTATGTGACAGTTCCTGCTGCTCTCATGTACACGTTTGCCCACAACTCTGACAATCTCAAGAAAGTAATGGGAAAt CGTTCTTATGTGGTGTATCCCCCAGAAGGTCCTCGACCTCAATCTCCCGAAGAACTCCGTGAAATGGCTCGAGAAATAGCTCGCAAGAACAACATGCGTTAG